A genomic window from Diospyros lotus cultivar Yz01 chromosome 2, ASM1463336v1, whole genome shotgun sequence includes:
- the LOC127795225 gene encoding ABC transporter C family member 8 isoform X2: protein MDFLGKAFGGLSWICKGEFPSVSYCIQGIVIDALNLLFLLALYLCLFVGYIRRYNLGRFARRDRLSIVISVCSALISIAYLSSSLLILGAKISELNQLSWVVQFVRGLIWISLTVSLIIKVSKWVNILVSVWWMLFFLSSSALNIEVLSRTHNLGLLEAVSWPVNLLLLFCALRNFSSFFRQNASDRSLSEPLLVEDPEKNQNKIGHASLLSKLTFSWINSLLRLGYSKILAVEDIPCLIPEDKAVLAYEKFARAWDLLQRDKRSNSSRGLAFLAIMRVYMKEMVLAGICLFLRTLCVVVSPLLLYAFVSYSNHNTGNTYGGLFLVGCLVVVKVVESLSQRHFFFNSRRTGMRMRSALMAAVYHKQLNISSLGRQRHSTGEVVNYIAVDAYRMGEFPMWFHMGWCFSLQLLLAIGVLFWVVGFGALPGLIPLLICGVLNVPFAKLLQNCQFEFMIAQDKRLRSMSEILNNMKIIKLQSWEDKFKNLIESYRENEFKWLAESLYTKAIGTALYWMSPTIVSSVVFFGCALFGSAPLDAGTIFTVLATLRSMAEPVRMIPEVLSALIQVKVSFDRIDSFLLDDELKNEKLVTIPLPESDTCINIQASSFSWETESVIPTLRNVNLEVRRPQKIAVCGPVGAGKSSLLYAILGEIPKISGNVNVFGSIAYVSQAPWIQSGTIRDNIIYGKPMENSKYEKAVKACALDKDISSFDHGDLTEIGQRGINMSGGQKQRIQLARAVYNDADIYLLDDPFSAVDAHTAAALFKDCVMTSLENKTVLLVTHQVEFLSAVDNILVVEGGEIIQSGSYQELLMTGTAFEQLVNAHRSAVTTLDPKNGENSNQQTEKRNMDALEETESPFFCKQHSEGEISIKALPGVQLTEEEEKEIGDVGWKPFFDYILVSKGSLSLSASLIIQFAFVAFQAASTYWLAFAIQLPNISSGILIGVYTVISTMSTFFVYLRTLYSVRLGLKASTAFFSGFIDSIFKAPMLFFDSTPVGRILTRASSDLSVLDFDIPMALVFVHAPLIELLAIICIMASVTWQVLIVAVFTMVASKYVQGYYQASARELMRINGTTKAPVINNATETSLGVVTIRAFDMADRFFQNYLRLIDTDAKLLLYSNAALEWLILRVEALQNLNLFTAAFLLVLLPEGSIRPGLVGLSLSYALVLTNTQVFMTRWFCSLCNFIISVERIKQYMHIPPEPPAIVDDKRPPSSWPLKGRIELENLKIRYRPNAPLVLKGITCTFREGTRVGVLGRTGSGKTTLISALFRLVEPDSGKILIDGVDICSIGLKDLRMKLSIIPQEPTLFKGSVRTNLDPLGLYSDDEIWKVLEQCQLKATISRLPNLLDSSVSDEGENWSLGQRQLFCLGRVLLKKNRILILDEATASIDSATDAILQKIIREEFSNCTVIAVAHRVPTVVDSDMVMVLSFGNLVEYDEPSKLMQINSSFAKLVAEYWSSCRGNSAQSFNDHQTH, encoded by the exons ATGGATTTTCTGGGAAAGGCATTTG GAGGGCTCTCTTGGATTTGTAAGGGTGAATTTCCTTCTGTTAGTTATTGCATTCAGGGGATTGTGATTGATGCTCTCAACCTGCTATTCCTCCTAGCGCTTTATCTTTGTTTATTTGTGGGCTATATAAGAAGGTATAATCTTGGGAGGTTTGCTAGGAGGGATCGGCTCAGTATAGTTATTTCAGTCTGCTCAGCTCTTATTAGTATTGCATATCTTAGCTCCAGTTTATTGATTCTGGGAGCAAAAATTAGTGAACTTAATCAATTGAGCTGGGTGGTGCAGTTTGTCAGGGGTCTAATTTGGATCTCTTTGACCGTTTCCTTGATCATAAAAGTATCCAAATGGGTCAACATTCTGGTCTCAGTTTGGTGGATGCTGTTCTTTCTGTCAAGTTCAGCTCTAAATATTGAAGTTTTATCAAGAACTCACAACCTTGGACTCTTAGAGGCAGTATCATGGCCCGTAAACTTGTTACTTCTCTTTTGTGCTTTGAGGAATTTCAGTTCCTTCTTCCGTCAAAATGCCTCAGACAGGAGTTTATCTGAACCTCTGTTGGTTGAGGATCctgaaaaaaaccaaaataaaataggacATGCTAGTTTACTGAGTAAACTAACATTTTCTTGGATCAATTCTTTGCTTCGATTGGGTTACTCCAAAATTTTGGCTGTTGAAGACATTCCTTGTCTGATACCTGAAGATAAAGCAGTTTTAGCCTATGAGAAATTTGCTCGTGCATGGGACTTGCTTCAAAGAGATAAGAGGTCAAACAGTTCTAGGGGCTTGGCTTTTTTGGCTATAATGAGAGTTTATATGAAGGAAATGGTGCTTGCtggtatttgtttatttcttagGACGTTGTGTGTGGTAGTTTCTCCCTTGTTACTCTATGCTTTTGTAAGTTATTCAAATCACAATACAGGGAACACATATGGTGGTCTCTTCTTGGTAGGGTGCTTAGTTGTTGTCAAGGTTGTTGAGTCTTTGTCTCAGAGgcatttcttcttcaattcaagGAGGACTGGAATGAGGATGAGATCAGCTTTAATGGCGGCAGTTTATCACAAGCAGctcaatatttctagtttaGGAAGGCAAAGACACTCAACTGGGGAAGTTGTGAATTACATTGCAGTTGATGCATATCGAATGGGGGAGTTTCCAATGTGGTTTCATATGGGATGGTGTTTTTCTCTGCAACTACTGCTGGCCATCGGTGTCCTCTTCTGGGTTGTGGGTTTTGGTGCTCTTCCTGGTTTAATCCCTCTTCTTATCTGTGGGGTTCTTAATGTGCCATTTGCAAAGTTGCTTCAGAACTGTCAGTTTGAGTTTATGATAGCACAAGACAAACGGCTTAGGTCTATGTCTGAGATCCTAAACAACATGAAAATCATCAAGTTACAGTCATGGGAAGATAAGTTCAAGAACTTGATTGAGTCTTACCGAGAAAATGAATTCAAGTGGTTGGCAGAATCTCTGTATACGAAGGCCATTGGCACTGCCTTGTATTGGATGTCACCTACAATTGTTTCTTCAGTTGTTTTCTTCGGATGTGCCCTTTTTGGCAGTGCTCCCTTAGATGCTGGCACAATTTTTACAGTTTTGGCAACACTACGAAGTATGGCTGAACCTGTTAGAATGATTCCTGAAGTTCTTTCGGCACTGATCCAAGTCAAAGTCTCTTTTGATCGGATTGATTCTTTTTTACTTGATGATGAACTCAAGAATGAGAAATTAGTGACAATTCCATTGCCAGAGTCTGATACCTGCATTAATATTCAAGCTAGCAGTTTCAGTTGGGAGACTGAATCGGTGATTCCAACACTTAGAAATGTTAACTTGGAAGTAAGACGTCCGCAGAAAATTGCAGTTTGCGGGCCGGTTGGGGCCGGAAAATCCTCACTTTTATATGCTATTCTAGGGGAGATACCCAAAATTTCCGGAAAT GTTAACGTATTTGGATCCATTGCTTATGTTTCCCAAGCGCCTTGGATTCAGAGCGGCACCATTCGTGATAATATAATCTACGGCAAGCCAATGGAGAATTCCAAATATGAGAAAGCTGTCAAAGCATGTGCTCTAGACAAGGACATCAGTAGTTTTGACCATGGTGATCTCACAGAGATAGGTCAGAGGGGGATTAATATGAGTGGgggacaaaaacaaaggattcAGCTTGCACGAGCTGTTTATAATGATGCTGATATATATCTCCTTGATGACCCTTTTAGTGCAGTAGATGCACATACAGCAGCAGCTCTATTTAAG GACTGTGTCATGACTTCCCTAGAAAACAAGACTGTCCTCCTAGTGACTCATCAAGTGGAATTTCTATCCGCAGTTGATAATATCTTG GTGGTAGAAGGTGGAGAAATTATTCAATCAGGAAGCTACCAGGAGCTCTTGATGACTGGGACAGCATTTGAACAGCTTGTGAATGCTCACAGATCTGCAGTAACCACCTTGGATCCTAAAAATGGTGAAAATAGTAATCAACAAACCGAAAAGAGAAACATGGATGCACTGGAAGAGACTGAAAGTCCTTTCTTCTGTAAACAGCACAGTGAGGGGGAAATTTCTATCAAAGCTTTACCAGGAGTGCAGCtgacagaagaagaagagaaggaaattgGCGATGTTGGGTGGAAGCCGTTTTTTGACTACATCCTTGTCTCAAAGGGATCACTTAGTCTCTCTGCAAGCTTAATAATTCAGTTTGCCTTCGTTGCTTTTCAGGCTGCTTCAACTTATTGGCTAGCATTTGCCATTCAACTTCCTAATATTAGCAGTGGCATTTTAATCGGAGTGTATACCGTAATTTCAACAATGAGCACCTTCTTTGTATATCTAAGGACTCTATATTCTGTGCGTCTGGGATTAAAAGCTTCTACAGCCTTCTTCTCAGGTTTCATAGATTCTATTTTCAAAGCTCCCATGCTCTTCTTTGACTCCACCCCAGTTGGACGGATTCTGACCCGG GCTTCATCAGATTTGAGTGTCTTGGATTTTGACATACCTATGGCCCTTGTGTTTGTTCATGCTCCTTTGATTGAGCTGCTGGCAATCATTTGCATCATGGCCTCGGTCACATGGCAAGTTCTCATTGTAGCTGTCTTCACCATGGTGGCTTCAAAATATGTTCAA GGATATTATCAAGCCTCTGCTCGGGAACTGATGCGAATAAATGGAACAACCAAAGCTCCTGTCATTAATAATGCAACGGAGACCTCCCTTGGTGTTGTAACTATAAGAGCATTTGACATGGCAGACAGGTTCTTCCAAAACTACCTCAGGCTCATTGACACAGATGCGAAACTTTTGCTTTACTCCAATGCAGCCCTAGAGTGGTTAATTTTAAGAGTTGAAGCACTCCAAAACCTGAATTTATTTACTGCAGCTTTTCTCCTGGTTTTGCTTCCAGAAGGTTCCATACGTCCAG GTCTTGTTGGACTTTCCCTTTCTTATGCCCTGGTTCTGACCAATACACAAGTGTTCATGACTCGGTGGTTTTGCAGcttatgtaattttattatttctgtGGAACGGATCAaacaatatatgcatatacCTCCTGAGCCTCCAGCCATTGTGGACGATAAAAGGCCACCGTCGTCTTGGCCTCTGAAGGGAAGGATAGAGTTAGAGAATCTAAAG ATACGATACAGGCCAAATGCTCCACTGGTTCTCAAGGGTATTACTTGCACATTCAGAGAAGGGACTAGAGTGGGGGTTCTTGGTAGAACTGGAAGTGGAAAAACTACCCTCATAAGCGCTTTGTTTCGCTTAGTGGAGCCCGACAGTGGGAAAATTCTTATAGATGGGGTTGACATTTGCTCCATAGGTCTTAAGGATTTAAGGATGAAACTCAGCATCATCCCTCAAGAGCCGACTCTTTTCAAGGGTAGTGTTCGAACAAACTTGGATCCTTTAGGTCTTTATTCTGATGATGAGATATGGAAG GTTCTAGAGCAGTGCCAGCTCAAGGCCACAATCAGCCGTCTTCCGAACTTGCTAGATTCTTCCG TGAGTGATGAAGGTGAGAACTGGAGTTTAGGGCAACGCCAGCTCTTCTGTCTTGGAAGAGTCCTCCTTAAGAAAAACAGAATTCTCATTCTAGACGAAGCAACGGCTTCTATTGACTCTGCAACGGATGCCATTCTGCAGAAGATCATTCGGGAAGAATTCTCGAACTGCACTGTTATAGCTGTAGCTCACAGAGTTCCAACCGTCGTAGACAGTGACATGGTCATGGTTCTTTCTTTTG GGAATCTAGTCGAATACGACGAGCCATCAAAGCTCATGCAGATCAATTCCTCTTTTGCTAAGCTTGTGGCGGAGTACTGGTCCAGCTGCAGGGGGAACTCTGCTCAGAGTTTCAATGATCACCAAACTCACTGA
- the LOC127795225 gene encoding ABC transporter C family member 8 isoform X3 codes for MHLNFGGLSWICKGEFPSVSYCIQGIVIDALNLLFLLALYLCLFVGYIRRYNLGRFARRDRLSIVISVCSALISIAYLSSSLLILGAKISELNQLSWVVQFVRGLIWISLTVSLIIKVSKWVNILVSVWWMLFFLSSSALNIEVLSRTHNLGLLEAVSWPVNLLLLFCALRNFSSFFRQNASDRSLSEPLLVEDPEKNQNKIGHASLLSKLTFSWINSLLRLGYSKILAVEDIPCLIPEDKAVLAYEKFARAWDLLQRDKRSNSSRGLAFLAIMRVYMKEMVLAGICLFLRTLCVVVSPLLLYAFVSYSNHNTGNTYGGLFLVGCLVVVKVVESLSQRHFFFNSRRTGMRMRSALMAAVYHKQLNISSLGRQRHSTGEVVNYIAVDAYRMGEFPMWFHMGWCFSLQLLLAIGVLFWVVGFGALPGLIPLLICGVLNVPFAKLLQNCQFEFMIAQDKRLRSMSEILNNMKIIKLQSWEDKFKNLIESYRENEFKWLAESLYTKAIGTALYWMSPTIVSSVVFFGCALFGSAPLDAGTIFTVLATLRSMAEPVRMIPEVLSALIQVKVSFDRIDSFLLDDELKNEKLVTIPLPESDTCINIQASSFSWETESVIPTLRNVNLEVRRPQKIAVCGPVGAGKSSLLYAILGEIPKISGNVNVFGSIAYVSQAPWIQSGTIRDNIIYGKPMENSKYEKAVKACALDKDISSFDHGDLTEIGQRGINMSGGQKQRIQLARAVYNDADIYLLDDPFSAVDAHTAAALFKDCVMTSLENKTVLLVTHQVEFLSAVDNILVVEGGEIIQSGSYQELLMTGTAFEQLVNAHRSAVTTLDPKNGENSNQQTEKRNMDALEETESPFFCKQHSEGEISIKALPGVQLTEEEEKEIGDVGWKPFFDYILVSKGSLSLSASLIIQFAFVAFQAASTYWLAFAIQLPNISSGILIGVYTVISTMSTFFVYLRTLYSVRLGLKASTAFFSGFIDSIFKAPMLFFDSTPVGRILTRASSDLSVLDFDIPMALVFVHAPLIELLAIICIMASVTWQVLIVAVFTMVASKYVQGYYQASARELMRINGTTKAPVINNATETSLGVVTIRAFDMADRFFQNYLRLIDTDAKLLLYSNAALEWLILRVEALQNLNLFTAAFLLVLLPEGSIRPGLVGLSLSYALVLTNTQVFMTRWFCSLCNFIISVERIKQYMHIPPEPPAIVDDKRPPSSWPLKGRIELENLKIRYRPNAPLVLKGITCTFREGTRVGVLGRTGSGKTTLISALFRLVEPDSGKILIDGVDICSIGLKDLRMKLSIIPQEPTLFKGSVRTNLDPLGLYSDDEIWKVLEQCQLKATISRLPNLLDSSVSDEGENWSLGQRQLFCLGRVLLKKNRILILDEATASIDSATDAILQKIIREEFSNCTVIAVAHRVPTVVDSDMVMVLSFGNLVEYDEPSKLMQINSSFAKLVAEYWSSCRGNSAQSFNDHQTH; via the exons ATGCATCTGAATTTTG GAGGGCTCTCTTGGATTTGTAAGGGTGAATTTCCTTCTGTTAGTTATTGCATTCAGGGGATTGTGATTGATGCTCTCAACCTGCTATTCCTCCTAGCGCTTTATCTTTGTTTATTTGTGGGCTATATAAGAAGGTATAATCTTGGGAGGTTTGCTAGGAGGGATCGGCTCAGTATAGTTATTTCAGTCTGCTCAGCTCTTATTAGTATTGCATATCTTAGCTCCAGTTTATTGATTCTGGGAGCAAAAATTAGTGAACTTAATCAATTGAGCTGGGTGGTGCAGTTTGTCAGGGGTCTAATTTGGATCTCTTTGACCGTTTCCTTGATCATAAAAGTATCCAAATGGGTCAACATTCTGGTCTCAGTTTGGTGGATGCTGTTCTTTCTGTCAAGTTCAGCTCTAAATATTGAAGTTTTATCAAGAACTCACAACCTTGGACTCTTAGAGGCAGTATCATGGCCCGTAAACTTGTTACTTCTCTTTTGTGCTTTGAGGAATTTCAGTTCCTTCTTCCGTCAAAATGCCTCAGACAGGAGTTTATCTGAACCTCTGTTGGTTGAGGATCctgaaaaaaaccaaaataaaataggacATGCTAGTTTACTGAGTAAACTAACATTTTCTTGGATCAATTCTTTGCTTCGATTGGGTTACTCCAAAATTTTGGCTGTTGAAGACATTCCTTGTCTGATACCTGAAGATAAAGCAGTTTTAGCCTATGAGAAATTTGCTCGTGCATGGGACTTGCTTCAAAGAGATAAGAGGTCAAACAGTTCTAGGGGCTTGGCTTTTTTGGCTATAATGAGAGTTTATATGAAGGAAATGGTGCTTGCtggtatttgtttatttcttagGACGTTGTGTGTGGTAGTTTCTCCCTTGTTACTCTATGCTTTTGTAAGTTATTCAAATCACAATACAGGGAACACATATGGTGGTCTCTTCTTGGTAGGGTGCTTAGTTGTTGTCAAGGTTGTTGAGTCTTTGTCTCAGAGgcatttcttcttcaattcaagGAGGACTGGAATGAGGATGAGATCAGCTTTAATGGCGGCAGTTTATCACAAGCAGctcaatatttctagtttaGGAAGGCAAAGACACTCAACTGGGGAAGTTGTGAATTACATTGCAGTTGATGCATATCGAATGGGGGAGTTTCCAATGTGGTTTCATATGGGATGGTGTTTTTCTCTGCAACTACTGCTGGCCATCGGTGTCCTCTTCTGGGTTGTGGGTTTTGGTGCTCTTCCTGGTTTAATCCCTCTTCTTATCTGTGGGGTTCTTAATGTGCCATTTGCAAAGTTGCTTCAGAACTGTCAGTTTGAGTTTATGATAGCACAAGACAAACGGCTTAGGTCTATGTCTGAGATCCTAAACAACATGAAAATCATCAAGTTACAGTCATGGGAAGATAAGTTCAAGAACTTGATTGAGTCTTACCGAGAAAATGAATTCAAGTGGTTGGCAGAATCTCTGTATACGAAGGCCATTGGCACTGCCTTGTATTGGATGTCACCTACAATTGTTTCTTCAGTTGTTTTCTTCGGATGTGCCCTTTTTGGCAGTGCTCCCTTAGATGCTGGCACAATTTTTACAGTTTTGGCAACACTACGAAGTATGGCTGAACCTGTTAGAATGATTCCTGAAGTTCTTTCGGCACTGATCCAAGTCAAAGTCTCTTTTGATCGGATTGATTCTTTTTTACTTGATGATGAACTCAAGAATGAGAAATTAGTGACAATTCCATTGCCAGAGTCTGATACCTGCATTAATATTCAAGCTAGCAGTTTCAGTTGGGAGACTGAATCGGTGATTCCAACACTTAGAAATGTTAACTTGGAAGTAAGACGTCCGCAGAAAATTGCAGTTTGCGGGCCGGTTGGGGCCGGAAAATCCTCACTTTTATATGCTATTCTAGGGGAGATACCCAAAATTTCCGGAAAT GTTAACGTATTTGGATCCATTGCTTATGTTTCCCAAGCGCCTTGGATTCAGAGCGGCACCATTCGTGATAATATAATCTACGGCAAGCCAATGGAGAATTCCAAATATGAGAAAGCTGTCAAAGCATGTGCTCTAGACAAGGACATCAGTAGTTTTGACCATGGTGATCTCACAGAGATAGGTCAGAGGGGGATTAATATGAGTGGgggacaaaaacaaaggattcAGCTTGCACGAGCTGTTTATAATGATGCTGATATATATCTCCTTGATGACCCTTTTAGTGCAGTAGATGCACATACAGCAGCAGCTCTATTTAAG GACTGTGTCATGACTTCCCTAGAAAACAAGACTGTCCTCCTAGTGACTCATCAAGTGGAATTTCTATCCGCAGTTGATAATATCTTG GTGGTAGAAGGTGGAGAAATTATTCAATCAGGAAGCTACCAGGAGCTCTTGATGACTGGGACAGCATTTGAACAGCTTGTGAATGCTCACAGATCTGCAGTAACCACCTTGGATCCTAAAAATGGTGAAAATAGTAATCAACAAACCGAAAAGAGAAACATGGATGCACTGGAAGAGACTGAAAGTCCTTTCTTCTGTAAACAGCACAGTGAGGGGGAAATTTCTATCAAAGCTTTACCAGGAGTGCAGCtgacagaagaagaagagaaggaaattgGCGATGTTGGGTGGAAGCCGTTTTTTGACTACATCCTTGTCTCAAAGGGATCACTTAGTCTCTCTGCAAGCTTAATAATTCAGTTTGCCTTCGTTGCTTTTCAGGCTGCTTCAACTTATTGGCTAGCATTTGCCATTCAACTTCCTAATATTAGCAGTGGCATTTTAATCGGAGTGTATACCGTAATTTCAACAATGAGCACCTTCTTTGTATATCTAAGGACTCTATATTCTGTGCGTCTGGGATTAAAAGCTTCTACAGCCTTCTTCTCAGGTTTCATAGATTCTATTTTCAAAGCTCCCATGCTCTTCTTTGACTCCACCCCAGTTGGACGGATTCTGACCCGG GCTTCATCAGATTTGAGTGTCTTGGATTTTGACATACCTATGGCCCTTGTGTTTGTTCATGCTCCTTTGATTGAGCTGCTGGCAATCATTTGCATCATGGCCTCGGTCACATGGCAAGTTCTCATTGTAGCTGTCTTCACCATGGTGGCTTCAAAATATGTTCAA GGATATTATCAAGCCTCTGCTCGGGAACTGATGCGAATAAATGGAACAACCAAAGCTCCTGTCATTAATAATGCAACGGAGACCTCCCTTGGTGTTGTAACTATAAGAGCATTTGACATGGCAGACAGGTTCTTCCAAAACTACCTCAGGCTCATTGACACAGATGCGAAACTTTTGCTTTACTCCAATGCAGCCCTAGAGTGGTTAATTTTAAGAGTTGAAGCACTCCAAAACCTGAATTTATTTACTGCAGCTTTTCTCCTGGTTTTGCTTCCAGAAGGTTCCATACGTCCAG GTCTTGTTGGACTTTCCCTTTCTTATGCCCTGGTTCTGACCAATACACAAGTGTTCATGACTCGGTGGTTTTGCAGcttatgtaattttattatttctgtGGAACGGATCAaacaatatatgcatatacCTCCTGAGCCTCCAGCCATTGTGGACGATAAAAGGCCACCGTCGTCTTGGCCTCTGAAGGGAAGGATAGAGTTAGAGAATCTAAAG ATACGATACAGGCCAAATGCTCCACTGGTTCTCAAGGGTATTACTTGCACATTCAGAGAAGGGACTAGAGTGGGGGTTCTTGGTAGAACTGGAAGTGGAAAAACTACCCTCATAAGCGCTTTGTTTCGCTTAGTGGAGCCCGACAGTGGGAAAATTCTTATAGATGGGGTTGACATTTGCTCCATAGGTCTTAAGGATTTAAGGATGAAACTCAGCATCATCCCTCAAGAGCCGACTCTTTTCAAGGGTAGTGTTCGAACAAACTTGGATCCTTTAGGTCTTTATTCTGATGATGAGATATGGAAG GTTCTAGAGCAGTGCCAGCTCAAGGCCACAATCAGCCGTCTTCCGAACTTGCTAGATTCTTCCG TGAGTGATGAAGGTGAGAACTGGAGTTTAGGGCAACGCCAGCTCTTCTGTCTTGGAAGAGTCCTCCTTAAGAAAAACAGAATTCTCATTCTAGACGAAGCAACGGCTTCTATTGACTCTGCAACGGATGCCATTCTGCAGAAGATCATTCGGGAAGAATTCTCGAACTGCACTGTTATAGCTGTAGCTCACAGAGTTCCAACCGTCGTAGACAGTGACATGGTCATGGTTCTTTCTTTTG GGAATCTAGTCGAATACGACGAGCCATCAAAGCTCATGCAGATCAATTCCTCTTTTGCTAAGCTTGTGGCGGAGTACTGGTCCAGCTGCAGGGGGAACTCTGCTCAGAGTTTCAATGATCACCAAACTCACTGA